DNA from Algisphaera agarilytica:
GAGAGCAGTTCTCCCTGATCGGAGTATTTGAGTTCTTCGGTGGTGCACCAGCCCATGCCCTGGATGAACCCGCCGTAGAGCTGGCCGCGGTCGATGCCGGGGTTGATCATTTGGCCGACGTCCATGAGCAGGTCGACACGGTCCACGACCAGGTCGCCGGTGAATCGATCGATCGTGACCTCGGCCGCGGCGGCCCCGGTGGTGAAGTAGAAGAACGGCGTGCCCTTCCCGGTCTCGCGGTCGAAGTCCACGCCGGGCGTGGCGTAAAACCCACGTGCTCCGAGGTCGACACGTTCCCGGCGGGCCGCATCGCAGAACTGGCCGAACGGCAGCTTGTGCTCGGGGTGGCGATCGTCGAACACCGCGCTATTCTCAAAACGGATGTGCTCCGGCGAGGGCGTTGTGCCTTGCTTCTCGCTGGTCAACAGCTCGGCGCCAAACTCGGCCATGCGCGTTCTGATATCGCGGCAGGCGTTCACCGCGGCGGTGCCGTTGAGGTCGGTGCCCGCGCTCGCGGCAGTGGGCGAGGTGTTGTGGTTCTTCTCGGTCGAGGTGGTCATCAGCATCACGTCGTCGGGTGTGATGCCGAACTCATCGGCGACGAGTTGACGGATCTTGGTGTTGAGTCCCTGGCCCATCTCGGTGCCGCCGGTGGAGACCTGCACGGTCCCGTCGGTAAAGACGTGGACGAGCGCGTTGCCCTGGTTGAGGAACTTGGTGGTGAAGGAGATGCCGAACTTGATCGCGCTCACCGCCAGGCCTTTGACGTGCGTCTTGGACTTGGCATTGAACGCCTCGACCTCGGCCATGCGCTGGCGGTAGTCGCTGGTCTGTTCGAGCTGGTCGAAGGTTTCGTGGATGACGTGGTCGCTGACGAGTTGGCCGTAGGGCGTGTGCGACTTGTCGGGATTGCCGTCGACGTAGGCATTGCGTCGGCGGACGTCGAGCGCGTCGAGGCCGAGGGTTTGGGCGATTTCTTGCAGGATGTTCTCGATGACCAGCACGCCCTGCGGCCCGCCGAAGCCGCGGAAGGCGGTGTTGGGCGGGAGGTTGGTCTTGCAGATCCGGCCGGTGATCTTGACCACGGGCAGGTGGTAGGCGTTGTCGGCGTGGAGCATGGTGCGCTCCATGATCGACGTGGACAGGTCCGCAAACGCCCCGCCGTTGCTGAAGAACTCGAACTCAGCGGCGCGGAGGCGGCCGTCGTCGTCGAAGGCGACCCGGTAGCGCGATTCGTAGGGGTGGCGCTTGCCGGTGAGTTTCATGTCCTGTGTCTTGCCGTAGACGATGCGCGCGGGTCGGCCGGTGAGCTGGGCCGCGAGCGCCGCGGCGAACGCGGGGATGGCCGACTGCGTTTCCTTGCCGCCGAAGCCGCCGCCCATGCGTTTGCATTCGCACACGACCTGGTGCATCGACAAGCCCAAACCCTCGGCCACGACCGCCTGGGTCTCGGTGGGGTTCTGCGTCGAGCAGATCAGCTTGACCTGGCCCTGTTCGCCGGGGATGGCCTGGCAGGCCTGGGACTCGAGGTAGAACTGCTCCTGACCGTTGTTGTGGAACACGCCTTCGAGGGTGTGCGGCGCTTCGGCGAAGGCGGCGTCGAGGTCGCCGCGCTGAATGTGACGGATCGGCCCGAGGTACGAATCCGCGGCGATGGCGTCGGGGATCGTCAGGATCGGCGAGGCTTCTTCGACATTGACCGCAACCAGCGCCGCAGCGCGGCGCGCGGCCTCACGGCTGTCCGCCGCGATGACCGCCACGGGCTGGCCGACGTAGCTCACCTCTTCGTAAGCGAGGAACGGTTCGTCATGAAAGATCGGCCCGAACTGCCGCGCCGCGCCCCGCGGCATGTCTTCGTGCGTGTACACCCCCACCACGCCGGGCAACTCCAAGGCCTGCTCGGCATCGACCGACATCAACCGCCCCGCCGCGACCGGGCTGCCGACGACCTCAACCCACAGCTCGCCCTGGAGCGGGGTGATGTCTTCGACGTAGGGCGCTTCGCCGGTGACGTGCCCGGGTGCCGAGTCGTGCGGGATGGAGGTTCCGATGGAGGGCATGGGGGAGGGTTAAAAAACAGGAAAACGGGAACGCAGAAAACCAATGGGCATCAAGCCGGCTGCGGTGTTGGGGGCGAGAGCTCGTGGTAACACTTCACGAGGATGTTCTCGGCCAGTTGCAGGCGGAAGTCGGCGCTGCCGCGCACATCCGACAACGGTGTGATTTCGGTGCGGGCGAGTTGGCCGGCCTGACGCATGGTGTCTTCCGTGAACGGCTGCCCGGCGAGATACGCCTCGGTCTCGGGCAGGCGTAACACGGTCGGCCCGACACCGCCGTAGGCCAGGCGTGCAGCGACGAGCGTGTCGCCGGTCTCATCGAACGTCAGCAGCACCGCGGCGGTGAACGTGCTGATATCCATGTCGCGGCGCTTGGACACTTTGAACAGCTTCAACCGCTGCCCGGGCGTCGGGAGCGGGGTGCGGACCGCGGCGATCAGTTCATCATCCGCGAGGTCGAGCTGTTTGTATCCCAGGTAGAAGTCGTTGAGCTTCACGCTGCGTTTGCCTCGCGAGGAAACCAGGTCCAGCTCCGCGTCCATCACCATGTGGAACGGGATCGAGTCCGCGATCGGCGAGGCGTTGGCGAGGTTGCCCGCGATGGTGCCGGCGTTGCGCACCTGCGGGCTGCCGAAGAGCGTGAGGATGCGGTGGTACTCGGGCACCGCGTCCTGCACCGCGTGTTCGATCGCTCCCCACGTCGCGCTGGCGCCGCAGGTAAGCACCCCGTGGTCGAGGGTGACCGCGTCCAGACCATCGATTTGCGTCATACTCAAGATCGCCGCGGGGTACTGGCCCGGCCCCGGCGAGGCGTGGTTGTGCTGCACCCCGAGGTCGGTCGTGCCCGACGCGACTTTGCAGCCGGGGTTCGCCGCTCGGAACGTGGCGGCTTCTTCGAGCGTGCGCGGCAGGAAGACCCGCCGTGTCTCGCCGTACTGCCGGGCTTCGATCAAGACAGACTCGTCGCCGAGGCGGGCAAAGTCTTCGATCATCGGCGAAGAGTCGTAGCGCCGATTCATCGTGTCGACCCCCGCCGGGTCGATGGCCTTGCCCGCGTCCAGGATCTGCTGGTAGCCGGTGCATCGACACAGGTTGCCCGACAGACCCAGGCGGAGCTGCTCTTCGCTCAAAGCCGAGCACCCCTCGTGGCCATTGGAACCCTCGCAGGGTTTGGGCGCGGGTTCGTCTTCGAACAACCCCTGCATCGTGACGACGAAGCCGGGCGTGCAGAAACCACATTGGCTGCCGTGGCCCTGCACCATCACGTCCTGCACCGGCGAGAGCGTGCCGTCCTGGTTCTTCAAGCCCTCGATGGTTACGAGGTGGGCGCGGTCGAACTGGTACATGAACCCGATGCAGGCGTCGATGGTCCGGTAGACCAATTGTGATCCATCGCACGACGGCCGACCGACCAACACCGAGCACGCCCCGCAGTCGCCCTCGGCACAGACCACTTTGGTGCCGGTGTGTCCGAGGGTTTCGCGCAAGAAATCGGTGAGCGTGGAGAACGCCGCCGCGCCATCGGCGGTGTGTCGCTTTCCATTGAGATAGAAGGCCAAATGGTCACGCATCGGGTTCTGCCGCGGAGGTGGGCGGGTGTTGTTGGACGGCCGATGAAGCGCAGCAGGGCATGGTTCAGACCGATCGAAAACGGTTGCGATAAGACGCGAGCAGCGATACACTCGCGTGGTTGTGGCCAACCCTGAACCTTACGCTTGGGGGCGTGGAGTGTCAACGGTTTTTCGTCCTAAGGTTGGTCTGCGACTGGGGCAGCGCACCGGAGTGCGTGATTCAACGTTGATTGTTTTTGTCAGGCCAACTCGGCCGTTTGGATGGATTTTCTCATGGCCAACCCGGCGACATCGATCCGTGTGGATGCGCTGGCCAAGCGTGTGATGCAGCGCTGCGACCACCTCTCGAACCATACCCAGGAACCCGGGCGGATCACCCGCTTGTTTTTGTCACCGGCGATCCGGGCGATCCACGTCGACCTTTCCGCCTGGATGCGTGAAATCGGCATGGACGTCCGCACCGACGCCGCCGGCAACCTCGTCGGTCGGCTCGCCGCTTCGTCGCAGCCTCACGTCGAGCCGACGCTCTACGACAAGAGCTCAGACGAGACGCAGGTGCTCGACGCCATCCAGCCCGATGCGCCGCGCCCGGTCTTGCTGCTGGGTTCGCACATCGACACCGTGCCGAATGCCGGCAAGTACGACGGGCTGCTGGGCGTGATCGTCGCGCTGGCGGTGGCCGAAAGGCTTCAGGAATTGCAGCAGCAGTTGCCCTTCGATTTGGACGTCGTGGCGTTCAGCGAGGAAGAGGGCGTGCGTTTCTCTAAGCCGTACCTCGGCAGCGCCGCGATCGCCGGCCGGTTCGACCCGGCGTGGCTGGATCGTCGAGACGACCGCGGCCAAACCATGCACAGCGTGATCACCGAGTTCGGCCTCGACCCGGCTCAGATCTGCAACGCCGCGTACAACCCGCAGCAGGTCCTGGGCTTCATCGAGATGCACGTCGAGCAGGGCCCGGTGCTCGAACGCCTGAACAAACCCGTGGGCGTGGTCAACGCCATCGCCGGGCAGAGCCGACTCATCCTCCGCTTCAGCGGGCAGGCAGGGCACGCCGGCACGACACCGATGTACCCCCGGCAAGACGCGCTGGTCAGCGCCGCACACCTCATCGCCGAGGTGCAGGACTACGGCCGATCGATCGACGGCCTCCGCGCGACCGTCGGCTACGTGAACTGCCACCCCAACGTCCGCAACGTCATCCCCGGCGATGTCGAGGTCTCACTCGATGTCCGCCACGCCATGGACGACGTCCGCGAGATCGCGGTCGAAGCGCTGCTCGAGACCGCGACACGTATCGCCAACGACGACGGCGTCGCGGTTGAGGTGCTGGAGAACCAGCCCCAACCCGCCACCGAGATGGACGCGGTGCTCAACGGCGTGCTCGCCCAAGCGATGGAAGACGCGGGGCACGAGCCGTTCGACCTGCTCAGCGGTGCGGGCCACGACGCGGTGGCGATGGCCGACGCGTTTCCCGTGGCGATGCTGTTCGTGCGCCACCCCGACGGCGTCAGCCACAACCCAAGCGAGCGCGTGAACGAGGCCGACGTCGCGGTGTCGATCGAGGTTCTGACGCGTGCGGTGCAGCGGCTGGCCTCGCAGGTACGGGAGTCGGCCCTCACATGAGTGACACGCTTCCCCGGCCCGAAGACGTTGCTGCAGCGAAGCAGCACCCCGCCGCGCAGACGCGCACCCTCGTAAGCACCGACTACGCGGTGATCGCGCCCGACGGCCACGTCGTCGCCCCCCTCGTGGGCTGGAACCACACCTCTGGCGTCGTGCTCATCAGCCCGAGCATGGGCAGCGCACCACGCCAGCCGCGGTTCACCCAAACCCTCGTGCAGCTGACCGACAAGTCGACAACAACCAGCGCTGCGCCGGGCGTGCAACGCTTTGTCTACGTCTTGTCGGGCAAGGTGCGTATCAACGGCCAGGATCTCACAACCGACGGCTACGCCTGGCTCCCGCCGGATGTGCCTCACGACCTGCAAGGCGTTGAACCCGGAAGCCTGCTCGTCTTCGAACAGCCCTACTCCCCCCTGCCCGGCACGCCCGCGCCCGATGCGGTATTCGGCCAAGCGCTCGCGCAACCCGCCGAGCCGTTCATGGGTGACCAGCACGCCCGCCTGGCGCACCTCCTGCCCGATGAGACGGACGCGCGTTTCGACTTCGCTGTGAACCGCTTCACGTTCGACCCCGGCACGCCGTTGCCCTTCGTGGAGACCCACCACAACGAGCACGGCCTCTACCTCCAGCACGGACAGGGCGTCTACCGCCTCGGCTCCGGCCCCACCGAAACCTGGTCGCCCATTACCGCGGGCGACAGCATCTGGATGGCCGCGTACTGCCCGCAGTGGTTCGTCGCCACCGGCGACACGCCCGCCACCTACCTCTACTCCAAGAACGTCAACCGCGATCCGCGATAGCCGTGCGGTCATTCATTATGTCTCTTGAACCCACCATCGAAACCGATCGCCTGCTCGACGAGCTGCAACAGCTCGCCGCCATCAGCGACTGCCCCGAGCCACCGCCCGCGGTGACGCGCGTCGTCTTCACCGAGACCGACCTCAAGGCCCGTGCCTACCTGCAAGGCCTCTACGAAGACGCCGGGCTGACCGTCCGCGTCGATCCCATCGGAAACACGTTCGCCCGCTGGTGCCCGCCCTCGGCCGACGCCGACGCCCCCGCGGTGGGCACGGGGTCGCACTGCGACGCGATCCCCCACGCCGGGATGTACGACGGCACCGTCGGCGTGCTCGGCGGACTCGAAGCCATCCGCGCCCTGCAACGCGAAGGCTTCGAGCCCAAACGCCCCATCGAAGTCGTCATGTTCACCAGCGAAGAGCCCACCCGCTTCGGCATCGGGTGCAGCGGCAGCCGGGCGATAGCAGGCGTGCTCTCGCCCGAGGACCTGGTCAAGCTCACCGACGACGACGGCGACGACTTCGACACCGTCCGCCAACGCGCGGGCTTCACCGGCGATCTCGCGGATGTGAAACTCGCCGAGGACCACTACC
Protein-coding regions in this window:
- the xdhB gene encoding xanthine dehydrogenase molybdopterin binding subunit; this translates as MPSIGTSIPHDSAPGHVTGEAPYVEDITPLQGELWVEVVGSPVAAGRLMSVDAEQALELPGVVGVYTHEDMPRGAARQFGPIFHDEPFLAYEEVSYVGQPVAVIAADSREAARRAAALVAVNVEEASPILTIPDAIAADSYLGPIRHIQRGDLDAAFAEAPHTLEGVFHNNGQEQFYLESQACQAIPGEQGQVKLICSTQNPTETQAVVAEGLGLSMHQVVCECKRMGGGFGGKETQSAIPAFAAALAAQLTGRPARIVYGKTQDMKLTGKRHPYESRYRVAFDDDGRLRAAEFEFFSNGGAFADLSTSIMERTMLHADNAYHLPVVKITGRICKTNLPPNTAFRGFGGPQGVLVIENILQEIAQTLGLDALDVRRRNAYVDGNPDKSHTPYGQLVSDHVIHETFDQLEQTSDYRQRMAEVEAFNAKSKTHVKGLAVSAIKFGISFTTKFLNQGNALVHVFTDGTVQVSTGGTEMGQGLNTKIRQLVADEFGITPDDVMLMTTSTEKNHNTSPTAASAGTDLNGTAAVNACRDIRTRMAEFGAELLTSEKQGTTPSPEHIRFENSAVFDDRHPEHKLPFGQFCDAARRERVDLGARGFYATPGVDFDRETGKGTPFFYFTTGAAAAEVTIDRFTGDLVVDRVDLLMDVGQMINPGIDRGQLYGGFIQGMGWCTTEELKYSDQGELLSASPTTYKIPNITDTPAVFNVETIPNPKHKRNVRLSKAVGEPPLMLGVAPWLAVKHAMSFVAPGTIAPLELPATNEQILMCMTRLSEPKAESLGSIG
- a CDS encoding xanthine dehydrogenase small subunit encodes the protein MRDHLAFYLNGKRHTADGAAAFSTLTDFLRETLGHTGTKVVCAEGDCGACSVLVGRPSCDGSQLVYRTIDACIGFMYQFDRAHLVTIEGLKNQDGTLSPVQDVMVQGHGSQCGFCTPGFVVTMQGLFEDEPAPKPCEGSNGHEGCSALSEEQLRLGLSGNLCRCTGYQQILDAGKAIDPAGVDTMNRRYDSSPMIEDFARLGDESVLIEARQYGETRRVFLPRTLEEAATFRAANPGCKVASGTTDLGVQHNHASPGPGQYPAAILSMTQIDGLDAVTLDHGVLTCGASATWGAIEHAVQDAVPEYHRILTLFGSPQVRNAGTIAGNLANASPIADSIPFHMVMDAELDLVSSRGKRSVKLNDFYLGYKQLDLADDELIAAVRTPLPTPGQRLKLFKVSKRRDMDISTFTAAVLLTFDETGDTLVAARLAYGGVGPTVLRLPETEAYLAGQPFTEDTMRQAGQLARTEITPLSDVRGSADFRLQLAENILVKCYHELSPPTPQPA
- a CDS encoding Zn-dependent hydrolase — encoded protein: MDFLMANPATSIRVDALAKRVMQRCDHLSNHTQEPGRITRLFLSPAIRAIHVDLSAWMREIGMDVRTDAAGNLVGRLAASSQPHVEPTLYDKSSDETQVLDAIQPDAPRPVLLLGSHIDTVPNAGKYDGLLGVIVALAVAERLQELQQQLPFDLDVVAFSEEEGVRFSKPYLGSAAIAGRFDPAWLDRRDDRGQTMHSVITEFGLDPAQICNAAYNPQQVLGFIEMHVEQGPVLERLNKPVGVVNAIAGQSRLILRFSGQAGHAGTTPMYPRQDALVSAAHLIAEVQDYGRSIDGLRATVGYVNCHPNVRNVIPGDVEVSLDVRHAMDDVREIAVEALLETATRIANDDGVAVEVLENQPQPATEMDAVLNGVLAQAMEDAGHEPFDLLSGAGHDAVAMADAFPVAMLFVRHPDGVSHNPSERVNEADVAVSIEVLTRAVQRLASQVRESALT
- the allE gene encoding (S)-ureidoglycine aminohydrolase, with product MSDTLPRPEDVAAAKQHPAAQTRTLVSTDYAVIAPDGHVVAPLVGWNHTSGVVLISPSMGSAPRQPRFTQTLVQLTDKSTTTSAAPGVQRFVYVLSGKVRINGQDLTTDGYAWLPPDVPHDLQGVEPGSLLVFEQPYSPLPGTPAPDAVFGQALAQPAEPFMGDQHARLAHLLPDETDARFDFAVNRFTFDPGTPLPFVETHHNEHGLYLQHGQGVYRLGSGPTETWSPITAGDSIWMAAYCPQWFVATGDTPATYLYSKNVNRDPR